In Desulfuromonas sp., a genomic segment contains:
- a CDS encoding damage-inducible protein CinA, producing MPKIAILAIGDELLNGSLSDTNSAAIARLLAQDGFIISEVRIVGDETGSMTSAVAELAGRFDVLITTGGLGPTTDDLTAEALAVACGTELALNEDALRLVDAYFERLGRPKHQRNIKSATMPIGATPLQNPRGTAPGIQLQRGTCQIFSLPGVPDEMTAMIDSAIRPELVRIFGRQPYEPERILTLFGIPEPLVEEKLLAVGLPVGVALAFGVEFPLVLVKLRATGANAAGRLDQAVAIVESVYIEQIVARGSATLADTTAAMLIESGKTLALAESCTGGLIGKMLTDIPGSSAFLDRGAITYSNQAKHDWLNVSKKILEEEGAVSESCARAMAEGIRQSAATDYALAVTGIAGPDGGTTEKPVGTVFVGLAGPAGTIVERYQFTGDRGRIRMRTACAGLAMLQQRLRKES from the coding sequence ATGCCAAAGATTGCGATCCTTGCCATCGGCGACGAACTGCTCAACGGCAGCCTCAGCGATACCAACAGCGCAGCTATCGCCCGCCTGCTGGCCCAGGATGGTTTTATCATCAGCGAGGTTCGGATCGTCGGCGACGAGACCGGGTCGATGACCTCCGCCGTTGCAGAACTGGCCGGCCGCTTCGATGTCCTGATCACGACCGGCGGACTCGGTCCGACGACGGACGACCTCACCGCCGAAGCCCTGGCCGTAGCCTGCGGGACCGAGCTCGCCCTGAATGAAGATGCGCTCCGGCTGGTCGATGCTTATTTCGAACGACTCGGCCGACCGAAACACCAACGCAATATCAAGTCGGCAACAATGCCGATCGGCGCCACCCCCCTGCAGAACCCGCGCGGCACCGCTCCCGGCATACAGCTGCAGCGGGGAACCTGCCAGATTTTTTCACTGCCGGGCGTCCCCGATGAAATGACGGCGATGATCGATTCGGCGATCCGGCCGGAACTGGTCAGAATATTCGGTCGTCAGCCCTATGAACCGGAACGGATCCTGACCCTGTTCGGCATTCCGGAGCCATTGGTCGAAGAGAAACTTCTGGCGGTCGGACTGCCTGTGGGGGTCGCATTGGCGTTCGGCGTTGAATTCCCGCTGGTCCTGGTCAAACTCCGGGCAACTGGCGCGAATGCCGCCGGCCGGCTTGACCAGGCGGTAGCAATCGTCGAATCGGTTTATATCGAACAGATCGTTGCCCGCGGTAGCGCCACGCTGGCTGACACAACCGCAGCCATGTTGATTGAGTCAGGGAAAACTCTCGCCCTGGCCGAATCATGCACCGGGGGGCTGATCGGCAAGATGTTGACTGACATCCCCGGATCATCCGCCTTCCTCGACCGCGGCGCCATCACCTATTCCAACCAGGCCAAGCATGACTGGCTGAATGTCAGCAAGAAAATTCTTGAAGAAGAAGGCGCGGTCAGCGAATCCTGCGCCCGGGCCATGGCCGAGGGCATTCGGCAATCAGCCGCGACCGATTACGCCCTGGCGGTGACCGGCATCGCCGGACCGGACGGCGGCACCACAGAAAAACCGGTCGGAACCGTATTTGTCGGATTGGCTGGTCCGGCCGGAACCATTGTCGAGCGCTATCAATTCACTGGTGACCGCGGTCGCATCAGGATGCGCACAGCCTGTGCCGGCCTGGCGATGCTGCAGCAGCGGCTGCGCAAAGAATCATGA
- a CDS encoding TIGR00299 family protein, with protein sequence MRTLYLDTFSGIAGDMFLGLMLDLGVDKETILTELNKLGLAGYTIAARIEKRCGIAGTYVDISYDEDQPARTWQSIDHMIADSDMEQLDKDLARRIFKRLGEAEAKIHGISLEKVHFHEVGAIDSIIDIVGAAIAINRLGVEQVFCSPLPLGLGSINSAHGTYPLPAPATLEVLSGFPVGTDDSSLELVTPTGAVIAVELATFVPMPEMVIEKIGYGLGTRDLQQRPNVLRGIIGDADEIGENFDSVSVIETHLDDCNPEWLGYLMNHLFENGALDVAYTPLQMKKNRPGIRVTVISPPEKELVLESNLLENSSAIGVRRYRTRRRKLGRKTEMVTTSLGDVALKCLYDDNKLVRVTPEYESCRQLAEQNKVPLPEVYRLAERAADHLFNDRGDL encoded by the coding sequence ATGCGCACCCTCTATCTCGACACTTTTTCCGGCATCGCCGGCGACATGTTTCTTGGCCTGATGCTTGACCTCGGTGTCGACAAAGAAACTATTCTAACCGAACTTAATAAGCTTGGTCTGGCTGGCTACACCATCGCTGCCCGCATCGAAAAACGCTGCGGTATTGCCGGGACCTACGTCGATATCAGTTATGATGAAGATCAGCCGGCCCGCACCTGGCAATCGATCGATCACATGATTGCCGACTCTGACATGGAACAGTTGGACAAGGATCTGGCGCGCCGGATTTTCAAACGGCTCGGCGAGGCGGAGGCAAAAATTCACGGCATCTCTCTTGAAAAGGTTCATTTTCATGAAGTCGGCGCCATTGACTCGATCATCGATATCGTCGGAGCCGCTATTGCCATCAACCGGCTTGGCGTCGAACAGGTTTTCTGCTCTCCACTTCCGCTCGGTCTCGGTTCGATCAACTCGGCCCACGGCACCTACCCGTTACCGGCCCCGGCAACCCTCGAAGTTTTGAGCGGCTTTCCGGTCGGCACCGATGACTCCAGCCTTGAGCTGGTGACACCGACCGGTGCGGTGATCGCTGTCGAGCTCGCCACCTTCGTGCCGATGCCGGAAATGGTCATTGAGAAGATCGGCTATGGCCTTGGCACACGCGATTTGCAGCAGAGACCGAACGTGCTGCGCGGCATTATCGGCGACGCCGATGAAATCGGAGAAAACTTTGATTCGGTCAGCGTTATCGAAACCCATCTCGACGACTGCAACCCGGAATGGCTCGGCTACCTGATGAACCATCTCTTCGAAAACGGCGCCCTTGATGTCGCCTACACGCCGCTGCAGATGAAGAAGAACCGCCCCGGCATCAGGGTCACAGTGATCTCTCCACCCGAAAAGGAGCTCGTTCTCGAATCAAATCTTTTGGAAAACAGCTCCGCCATCGGCGTCCGCCGCTATCGGACCCGGCGCCGTAAACTTGGCCGCAAAACCGAGATGGTCACCACCAGCCTCGGTGACGTTGCGCTCAAATGCCTGTATGACGATAATAAGCTGGTCCGTGTCACTCCGGAATACGAAAGTTGCCGACAGCTCGCCGAACAGAACAAGGTGCCGCTGCCTGAAGTCTATCGACTGGCCGAGCGAGCGGCCGACCACCTCTTCAATGACCGGGGGGACTTATGA
- a CDS encoding RNA 2',3'-cyclic phosphodiesterase, which yields MMPEKPVRCFIAIPLSEPVKAAITSIQRRLQQDLPGTRWTKPETMHLTLHFFGELGYENLDKAGSVMVSIGSLFRPFTIALHGLGAFPSPDRARVFWLGIKSASLTMLHTHLLEKLASAGFTCEERPFEPHITLGRSRRGMQKAGHILSHEGDMFAGEMTVDRLVLYESELLSSGAVHHPRQTIHFTAD from the coding sequence ATGATGCCGGAGAAACCGGTTCGCTGTTTCATTGCCATCCCGCTTTCCGAGCCGGTCAAGGCTGCCATTACCTCTATCCAGAGGCGCCTGCAACAGGACTTGCCGGGCACCCGTTGGACCAAACCGGAGACGATGCATCTGACCCTTCATTTTTTCGGCGAACTCGGCTACGAGAACCTTGATAAAGCAGGCTCGGTTATGGTATCGATAGGGAGTTTATTCCGGCCTTTTACAATTGCACTTCACGGCCTCGGGGCGTTCCCGTCCCCGGACCGTGCCAGGGTGTTCTGGCTGGGGATAAAGAGCGCCAGCCTGACCATGCTTCACACGCATCTGCTCGAAAAGCTTGCGTCGGCTGGTTTTACCTGCGAAGAACGGCCCTTCGAGCCGCACATCACGCTCGGCCGGAGCCGCAGGGGCATGCAAAAGGCGGGACATATTCTGTCCCATGAGGGGGATATGTTTGCAGGTGAGATGACGGTCGACCGGCTGGTTCTTTACGAAAGCGAACTGCTTTCGTCAGGAGCTGTCCACCACCCTCGACAGACGATTCATTTCACTGCAGACTGA
- a CDS encoding phosphatidylglycerophosphatase A, with protein MTRFILFLSSNAGLGYAPYASGTVGTLAGIPVFWLMAPMPAWLYGVTWLGLLAISFWASDFAGKHYGVVDDGRIVIDELVGYLVTVAFLPFTWTTAILGFLFFRLFDITKPYPASWFDKKMKNGIGVVLDDVVAGIYGAIALQICLRWLIPWIKEIF; from the coding sequence ATGACCCGCTTCATCCTGTTTCTTTCCAGTAATGCCGGACTCGGTTATGCCCCGTATGCCTCCGGTACCGTCGGCACCCTTGCCGGTATCCCTGTTTTCTGGTTAATGGCACCGATGCCAGCATGGCTCTACGGAGTCACCTGGCTCGGTCTTCTGGCGATCTCGTTCTGGGCCTCCGACTTTGCCGGCAAGCATTACGGCGTCGTCGATGACGGCCGGATTGTCATTGACGAACTGGTCGGCTACCTGGTCACGGTCGCCTTTTTGCCATTTACCTGGACAACCGCAATTCTCGGTTTCCTCTTCTTCCGCCTGTTCGATATCACCAAGCCATACCCCGCTTCCTGGTTTGACAAAAAGATGAAAAACGGCATCGGCGTCGTCCTCGACGATGTCGTCGCCGGCATCTATGGTGCTATCGCTCTGCAGATCTGCCTGCGCTGGCTGATCCCCTGGATAAAGGAAATATTCTGA
- the recA gene encoding recombinase RecA translates to MSDNNRERAIDLAMSQIEKQFGKGSIMRLGEDTVLPGIQGISTGALSLDIALGVGGVPRGRIVEIYGPESSGKTTLALHIAAEAQKTGGIAAFVDAEHALDISYAKKLGVNADDLLVSQPDTGEQALEIVEVLVRSGAIDVLVVDSVAALVPRAEIEGEMGDSHMGLQARLMSQALRKLTATISKSNCCVIFINQIRMKIGVMFGNPETTTGGNALKFYSSVRMDIRRIGALKQGQDVIGNRTRVKIVKNKVAPPFKEVEFDIMYGQGISRVGDLLDLATEAEIVEKSGAWFSYGEDRIGQGRENVKVFLKENPDIAADIEKKLREKLELAVSESQAEAEEA, encoded by the coding sequence ATGTCCGACAACAACCGCGAAAGAGCCATCGATCTGGCAATGAGTCAGATTGAAAAACAGTTCGGCAAAGGGAGCATAATGCGCCTCGGCGAGGATACGGTCCTGCCCGGCATACAAGGAATTTCAACAGGCGCCCTGAGCCTCGATATCGCCCTCGGCGTCGGCGGTGTGCCGCGCGGCCGAATCGTTGAAATCTATGGTCCGGAATCATCCGGCAAGACGACCCTGGCTCTGCATATTGCGGCCGAAGCCCAGAAGACTGGCGGCATCGCTGCTTTTGTTGATGCCGAGCATGCCCTCGATATCTCTTATGCCAAAAAACTTGGCGTCAACGCCGACGATCTGCTGGTTTCACAGCCCGACACCGGCGAGCAGGCCCTCGAAATTGTCGAGGTTCTGGTCCGCAGCGGCGCCATTGATGTCCTCGTCGTCGATTCGGTCGCAGCCCTGGTGCCGCGCGCTGAAATCGAAGGTGAAATGGGTGATTCGCACATGGGCCTGCAGGCCCGTCTGATGTCGCAGGCCTTGCGCAAACTGACGGCGACCATCAGCAAATCAAACTGCTGCGTTATCTTTATCAACCAGATCCGGATGAAAATCGGGGTCATGTTCGGCAACCCCGAAACAACCACCGGCGGCAACGCACTGAAATTCTATTCATCGGTCCGGATGGATATCCGCCGGATCGGCGCCCTGAAACAGGGCCAGGACGTGATCGGCAACCGGACCCGGGTCAAAATCGTCAAGAACAAGGTCGCACCGCCATTCAAGGAAGTCGAGTTTGATATCATGTATGGGCAAGGCATCTCCCGGGTCGGCGACCTGCTCGATCTCGCGACCGAGGCTGAGATCGTCGAAAAAAGCGGGGCCTGGTTCTCTTACGGTGAGGACCGGATCGGCCAGGGACGTGAAAACGTCAAGGTGTTCCTCAAGGAGAACCCGGACATCGCAGCCGATATCGAAAAGAAGTTACGTGAGAAACTTGAGCTTGCGGTTTCCGAATCGCAGGCTGAGGCTGAGGAGGCCTGA
- a CDS encoding type IV pili twitching motility protein PilT has translation MNLTDILGMGMKARASDIHLKPGLPPVYRIDGTLRPHPKLPRLTPELTHDFAMEIMNDIQKVRFEEIHEVDLSYGVPGLGRFRVNAFTQRGSVSLVFRFIPFEIKGIEDLTLPPVIKKIASENRGLVLVTGATGSGKSTTLASMIDYINAERTAHIVTIEDPIEYLHRDKKCIINQREVGFDTEGYDVALKSALRQDPDVILVGEMRDFETIETAITAAETGHLVLSTLHTIDAPETINRIISVYPPYQQRQVRMQLAGIIKGVVSQRLVPRADGKGRVPAVEVMVSTARVRELIDDKEKTRLLRDTIQAGYTSYGMQTFDQSLMWLLKQEIITFEEALRQCSNPDDFKLKVSGVSSTSDLSWEDFDKDKENEGSEDPEIERF, from the coding sequence ATGAATCTGACCGATATCCTGGGTATGGGAATGAAGGCACGGGCTTCAGACATTCATCTTAAGCCGGGCCTGCCGCCGGTATACCGGATTGACGGCACCTTGCGCCCGCATCCGAAACTGCCACGCCTGACCCCTGAACTGACCCATGATTTCGCCATGGAAATCATGAACGACATCCAGAAGGTCCGTTTCGAAGAAATCCACGAAGTCGATCTGAGCTACGGTGTCCCCGGACTCGGTCGTTTCCGTGTCAACGCCTTTACCCAGCGCGGGTCGGTCTCGCTGGTCTTTCGTTTCATCCCTTTTGAAATCAAGGGCATTGAGGATCTGACCCTGCCGCCGGTCATCAAAAAGATCGCTTCCGAGAACCGCGGTCTCGTCCTGGTTACCGGAGCCACCGGCTCCGGCAAATCGACGACACTGGCATCGATGATCGACTACATCAATGCCGAACGAACAGCCCATATTGTCACTATTGAGGATCCGATTGAATACCTGCACCGTGACAAGAAGTGTATTATCAATCAACGTGAGGTCGGCTTCGACACTGAAGGATACGATGTCGCCTTGAAAAGTGCCTTGCGCCAGGATCCCGACGTCATTCTGGTCGGCGAGATGCGAGACTTTGAAACGATCGAAACAGCGATCACCGCTGCCGAAACGGGTCACCTTGTTCTTTCAACCCTGCATACTATTGACGCCCCGGAGACGATCAACCGGATCATTTCGGTTTATCCGCCCTACCAGCAACGTCAGGTGAGGATGCAGTTGGCCGGGATCATCAAGGGCGTTGTTTCACAGCGTCTTGTCCCTCGCGCCGACGGCAAAGGCCGGGTTCCGGCAGTCGAGGTCATGGTTTCAACGGCGCGGGTCCGCGAACTGATTGATGACAAGGAAAAAACCAGACTGCTTCGTGATACGATCCAGGCCGGCTATACGAGCTACGGAATGCAGACCTTCGACCAGTCTTTGATGTGGCTCCTGAAACAGGAAATCATAACCTTTGAAGAGGCCTTGCGCCAGTGCTCGAATCCGGATGACTTTAAACTCAAGGTTTCCGGGGTTTCATCTACATCCGATCTCTCATGGGAAGATTTTGACAAGGACAAGGAGAATGAGGGGTCCGAAGATCCGGAAATCGAACGATTCTGA